A segment of the Panacibacter ginsenosidivorans genome:
GCCTGTTATATCAATGTTCTCTTCTTCATAATCATTGAAATAACCAAGCATCCATTTTAATTGCAATCTTTTTGTAGGTTGATTAATTGCAGTTAGTCCAACAAAATTGGTGCTGTATTTATCTTTCTCATGCCCTTCAAAGAAAATATCGAGACCAAGATTTTGAGAAAACAATGGAGAGAATACTGCAGCAGTCAATTGACTTTCGGTTGGTGTTAAGCTAAATTTTGTTTGTGATAAATTAGCTAATGCTTCAAGCTTCCATTTTGTTGAAGCCTGCCATGTGATCAATGTTTGCAGGTCAGCAGACGAGGGAATATAATTTCCTTTTGTTTCCTGGCTGCTCACTAAATTCTGATTAGTTCTGTTGCGTACACCAATCAAATAAGTGACCTTATTATTTTTTGCGACACCTTCCAAATGGAAACCTTGTTCAAGCAAACCAAAATATGCAGAACCACCATTGCGCACAGGTTTTTTATAAGTCACATCCAGGACTGAACTCATCTTATCACCATACTTTGCAGAAAATCCACCGTTATAAAATTTTACACCACTGGTTAATTCAGGATTTATAAAACTTAAGCCTTCCTGCTGACCGCTTCTTGTAAGATATGGACGATATACTTCAAAGTCGTTTACATAAACAAGATTCTCATCATAACTGCCACCACGCACAGAATATTGAGAGGTAAGTTCATTATTACTGCCAACAAAAAATTTTATTAATCCTTCTATACCGCCGATTGGCGAAGGATTCAACAATGCTTTTGATGCATCGATATTTATAAGTCCGGGTTGCCTGCGGTCCCTTTGATCTGTTACAGTAACCCCCTGCAATTCTTTTACGGAGTGCTGTAATTTGATCGTCACTTTTTCTTCTTCTCCAACACTCAGGTAAAAATTTTTTTGCACACTGGCATAACCTGTAAAACTAAAAACAAGCGCTACCGCTTTATTAGATTGTACCTCTATTTTAAAATAACCTGAATCGTTTGTGATTGTATTCTTTGCAATATTTAATACCTGCACAATTACACCGCTGATGGTTTTATCGTTTTCATCAATCACTTTACCACTAATAGATGCAACTTTCTTCTGTGCAGCCACACACATTGCGCCAAAGCAAAAAACAACAAGAAAAACACCCTTATACCATTCTTTAAGCATGCAGTTTATTTGGGCTTTGAAGATAGGGAAATGTGCGGATGTGCAAATATGTGGATATGCGAATGAATTGATTTTAATAAAGAGATTATTTTTTATGTACAAGCTTTTGGCTTTTCATAGCATCGTCCGTTGTGTCACTCACTTGTACGTTTGGAACTTTGAAATAAAAATTCAAAATTAAAAAGTCAAAACAATAAACACTCAATTTTGAATTTTTATTTTTGAATTATATTATTCAGTACAAGTGTGCGACGCAACCAAAGCTTAATAGTATTCCTAAAGCCTGGTACAAAAAAATCAATGTAATTTTTTTAGTGCGGCAATTACAGCATGGGGGTCTTTTGCATTAAACACCGTACTTCCTGCAACAAGCACATCGGTGCCTGCAGCAACGATCTCTGCAGCGTTTTCCATAGTTACACCGCCATCAATTTCTATAAGTGTATCAAGACCTCGGTCGAGGATCATTTGTTTTACTTCGCGGATCTTATGCATGGTGTGTGGAATAAATTTTTGTCCACCAAAACCAGGGTTAACGCTCATCAGATTTACCACATCAACATCCTGTAAAATATCTTTGAGCAAACTTACCGGCGTATGCGGGTTTACAGCAACACCTGCTTTCATACCAAGTTCTTTTATCTGCTGTATATTCCGGTGAAGATTGGGGCAGGCTTCTATGTGCACCGTTAAAACATCTGCACCTGCTTTCTTAAATGCTTCTGCATATTTGCCCGGATCAACTATCATCAAATGAACATCGCAGATCTTTTTAGTTGTTTTGCGTATGTGTTCTATAACAGGCAAGCCAAAACTAATATTGGGCACAAACACGCCATCCATCACATCAAGATGAAACCACTCAGCTTCACTGCTGTTTACCATGTTACATGCTTCTTCCAGTCTCAAAAAGTTCGAAGCTAAAAATGATGGTGCTACTATTGCCATTTATTTAGTTTGTGGTTTATTATTATTCTTTGTTCATTGAACACTGTTCACCTTTACTCAACTCTCTTTAATGCTTCCTGTATTTGTTTATCATCTTTATCGAGACTTAATGCCTGCTTAAAACGCAATACCGCACTGTCTTTTATATTCATCATTTCAAAACACCTGCCCTGCCAGTAGTATGGATCTGAATCCAACGCATTTACTGTTGAAGCAAATTTAAACACATTCAATGCTTCATTGTATTGTTTATTATCATAGTAAATAAGTCCTTTCTCGATATATGCTTCCATATAAGTATAATCATTGGCGATACAGTCATCAAAAAAATCCTGTGCTTTTTCCCTGTTGCCCGTTCTTGCATTGTAAACACCTGAAATAAAATCTGCATGTGCGTCGTATTCGCGGCCTAGCCCCAAACGCTTAACCTGTGTGCATATCAGCAGTGCTCTTTCATTTTTTTGTTCAGCATAAAGATTAGCAAGCCCAAGCATGGCATCGGCAGAAGGATAGATGCGCAAGGCCTTATCGTAACTTTTCATTGCAAGCAGTGTATCGCCTGCATCTTCAGCAATACGACCTTTGGTAAACCATAGCCCATAATTAACAGTGTCTTTTTCAATCAGGCTATCCATTTGTTGCAATGCTATTTTAAAGGCACCAACACTATCCAAAGCTGTGGCAAGTTTTAGACGAAGGCCAACACTATCGGGATGTTGCTTCACCCCATCAAACAAATCCTGCACATAGTCAGGGTATGGTTTTGCAGCCTGTACTATGGAATCTTTAACGTCAGTGTTACCGGTACCACTATTACAGGAAGCAAGCAGGATAATCAGCGCAGGAATAAGTTTTGTGGCCTTTGTCATACCACAAAAATAAAGGCATGATTTCGTTTATGACGATTTTCTGACAACAACCTCGTACACCAACACATATTTTTGCACAAATTTTTACTATTATGATGTTACACATCAAAAAGAGAATAACCCTTTTTTGCTGCATGCTTGCCATTGTCTTTACGGCAAAAGCACAAACAACAGGAGATACAGTGCATTATGCAGAAGAAAAACATTTTAAAAATATTCAGCAGTTAACTTTTGGCGGCGATAATGCTGAAGCATATTGGAGTTATGATAGCAAACAAATTATCTTTCAACGCACTAATGCAAAAGAAGGATTGCTTTGTGATCAAATGTTCATTGGTAATATTCCTGCCGCAGGAAATAAATTTGAATACAAAATGGTAAGCAGTGGCAAAGGCCGCACTACCTGTGGGTTTTTTCTTCCTGATGGTAAGCAGATCATTTATGCTTCTACGCATTTGGGTGCAGATACCTGCCCGCCCATACCAGATCGCAGTAAGTTTGGCAATAAATATATATGGCCTGTTTATGAAAGCTATGATATTTTCATGGCCACAAAAGATGGAAAGATCGTAAAACAACTTACAACTGAAAAAGGATATGATGCTGAGGCAACACTTTCGCCTGATGGAAAAAAGATGTTATTTACTTCCATAAGGAATGGGGATCTTGATCTGTACGTCATGGATCTTAAAACTTATAAAATAAAACAGATCACCAATACACTTGGTTATGACGGTGGTGCATGGTTTAGCCCCGACGGAAAGAAAATCGTATGGCGTGCAAGCCGTCCAAAAACAGAAGCAGAAGTAAAAGAATATAAAGACCTGCTTGCACAAGGTATGGTTGCTCCAACAAAGATGGAAGTATTTGTAGCCAATGCGGATGGCAGCGATGCCAGACAGGTAACCAGTCTTGGACAAGCTAACTGGGCTCCCAATTTTACACCAGACAGTAAGCATATTATTTTCTGCAGTAATCACGAATACAAAAGAGGTTTCCCTTTTAACATGTACCTTATAAACCTTGATGGTACTGGATTAGAAAAGATAAGCCGCGATAAAGGGTTCGATGCATTTCCTATGTTTAGTCCTGATGGAAAGAGGATCCTGTTTTCTTCTAACAGAAATAATGGCGGCACACATGATACCAATTTGTTTGTTGCGGATTGGGTAGAGTAACAACATTCAAATGATTTAATAAAACCTTATAATTTTTTATTTGGGCCAGCAAGGTTAGATTTGTCAAAAATTAAACATCATGTATACAGTACTATTATATCTGCACAGTATTTTACGTTGGATAATATTGGCGTTGCTTGTCATCAACATCATCAAGATAGCTACAGGAAACAGTAAAATAAAATACAGCAAATGGTTACTGATAGCAGCCCATACTACATTACTTATTGGCTTATACCAGTACTTTGCAGGAGGTAGCGGTTACGCATTGATTCAGCAAAACGGCATGGCTGCAGTAATGAAAGATGCCACCATGCGTTTCTGGGCTGTTGAACATATTTCAGGCATGATCGTATCAATAGCATTTATTACAATTGCCCATGTATCGCTGAAAGGAGGCAATACTAAAAAAGCAAACATGTTTTTTGTACTGGCACTTATATTAATTCTTGCCGTAGTGCCATGGCCTTTCCGCGATGCAGTTGGCAGACCTTTACTTCCCGGCATGTAATAAAGAAAAAATCAAAAAAAATCCCGCTATACATAATATGGCGGGATTTTTTTATGAGCCAGGCTGAATAATTCCTATTAAGCTTTCGTTGCGTCGCACTCTTGTACTTTATTATAAAAACTTAGCAATACAATTATTATTCCTTACCTGAAATCAAAAGTTTCGCAGTGCATTACATGCGGCTCAAATTCCAGTAAATATTTTTTGTCATCTTCATAATATTTCGCTTTCTCAAAATCTTCTCCGGCAAATTGTTTTATACTCTGGTAAGTATCCCACCAGGAAACTGTATAGATATGTGTAACTTCTCCTTCTTCTCTTTGCCATATCTGCACGCCAAGATTTCCGGGAACAGATTTATAATCTCTAACCCCTGTTTCAATTACAAAGTTTCTGTATTCGGCTGCATCTTTTGTTAAGGTGCGTCCATGCCATATTCTTGTAATCATGCAAAATATTTTGCTGCTGGTCAAATCAATACTTTATCGTCAGACCGGGACTGTCCGGCGAATACGTTACAATTCTTCTATCTTAATATCTTTCCACCTTACTTTGATCCCACCGCCATCATGTATTTGTAATGCTATAAAACCAACACCCTCACCGATCTTTGCATCTTTTATATAGATCATTTGATGACCATTTAACCATGTGGTTACTTCGTCTCCTTTTACTTCTATTTTATAATCATTCCAATCACCCTCTTTCAAATATTTTTCATCTTCAGGTTTCGGTTGTATTAACCAACCACGACCGTAAGATTCATAAATACCGCCGGTATGCTGACCAAGCGGTGCTACTTCTGCCTGCCAGCCACTGATCTTCACCCCATCAATAGAAGAACGGAAGAATACCCCACTGTTGCCATTTGCTTCCTGCTTAAACTTTAAAGTGAGTATGAAATTTTTATAATTCTTTTCGGTAGAAAGATAACCGTATTGTTTATCAGGCCCGCTTTCGCAAATCATTTCTCCATTCTCTACATACCATTTTTCAGTTCCATGAATATTCCAGCCGGCAAGATCTTTACCGTTGAACAGGGAAACTTTCTTTTGTGCGTTTGATACAAGTACAATTGAAGCAAGCAAGCATACGGCAATTATTCTTTTCATAATTAAATATTTGAGGTAAGATAGTTTGATTGAAAATACTAAACTTCCTGAATATTGACTTGTAAAGATATTTTGATAGCATCTGTTTTCAGAAAAGTTCCATAAAGTTCAGAATGTACAAGTGAGTGACACAACAGGCGATGCTATTATAATTGAAAGCCGGCAAACAAATTCTATTCAATATATTCCTGCAAAGCATCGGCTATCTTGCGGTCGTTGCTTAAGCGTGGCAATTTATTTTGCCCGCCAAGTTTACCAATTGATTTCATGTAATCTATAAAGCCATTTTTTCTTACAATAGTAACTTTTAATTTCTCCAGAATATTTCCTGTGATAAGATCATCGTAATAAACATTTTTTGCACGAAGATTATTATCAACCTTTTCAATAAAGGCATGCATATCCTGCGGAGTATTTTCAAATTCTATAAACCATTCGTGGTAACTTTTTCCTTTGCCCTGCTCTACCATCGGCGCAACGGTAAATTCAATTATGTTCAGTGCTTCTTCGTTAGCAGCTCTCATTAACGCATGCTCTACTTCTTCAGCAATAACATGTTCCCCAAATGCAGAAATATAATGTTTGGTTCTTCCGGTTACCAGCAGGCGATATGGTTTTGTTGAAATAAATTTTACCGTATCGCCAATATTATATGCCCACATACCCGCATTGCTGCTAACAATGAGTGCATAATTTTCTCCTTCTTTTACATCAGCAAGAGTTAAGCGTGTCGGGTTCTCTTTAAAAATTTCTCCGGCAGGAACGAATTCAAAAAAGATTCCTGAGTCTGTATTCAATAAAAGTCCCTGCTCTTTATAATTATCCTGGAATGCAAAGAATCCTTCGCTTGCAGGATACAATTCTATGCAATCAATTTTTCTTCCAATGCTCTCGTACAACTTTGATTTGTATGGTTCAAAATTTACACCGCCCTGCACCATTACGCTAAACTGCGGAAACAACTCTCCTACTTTCTTGCCGGATTTTTCTATCAGCCTGTCGAAGTACATCTGCATCCATGGCGGTATGCCGCTGATAAGTGTCATGTTCTGATCAATGGTTTCTCCAATTATTGCATCCAGTTTTGTTTCCCAATCTTCAATGCAATTGGTTTCATAACTCGGCAGTTGATTGCTGCGCAAATATTTTGGTACATGATGATTAACAATACCACTTAATCTTCCTGTTGGTATGCCTCCTACTCTATCCAGTTCAGGTGAGCCACTCAAGAAAATAAGTTTACCCTTTGTAAATTCTGAATTGCCCGATTGCGCAATATAACAAAGCAATGCATCTCTTGCAGAATTGATATGATTGGGAATAGAATCCTTAGTAATAGGAATATATTTTACACCACTGGTTGTACCACTTGTTTTAGCTAAATAAATAGGCTTGCCTTTCCACAATACATTTTGCTTGCCTTCCTTTATTTTTTCTATGTAAGGTTTTATCTGTTCATAATCGCGGATAGGTACCAGCTTTTTAAAATCATCATAAGATTGAATGGTATCAAATCCATGATCTTTCCCAAATGTGGTGACCTTGGCAGATTTTATCAGGTTCTTGAAAATGCGCTGCTGATCGGCCACAGCAGTTTCCATTCCTTTGGATATCTTGTTATTAATATAATTGGCAAACGGACGGGCTAATAGCGACTTTAAGTTCATGATCAGTAATCAGTATCCAAAATTAATAATAGCTTTTAAGCAAAGCGCAAAAGACGGCTAATTTTGCCAAACGAAGATCAAACAGGTAATTTTTTAGATTGGTTTTGGGACGGGCGGCAGTGCTATTATCAGCCCCGGTTGTGTCACTCACTTGTACGGTTTGATTAAAATTCGGCAAAATGAAACCAATTTCCAGCTTATAAACCCAGCTAACTATTGGAAACAGTGGAAAAACTAAAGATTTTTTCTATTCAGCTTGCTTCTTTCAACTTGAAACCATTACCTTTGCCGTCCTAATTTTGGAAAGTTATGTTTGCAGTAGTTAAAATAGCAGGTCAGCAATTTAAAGTACAGGAAGGTCAAAATCTGTACGTGCCACACCTCACAGGAAAAAGCGGTGACAAAGTTGAATTCAGCGAAGTATTGCTTGTAGACAATGACGGCAAATTCTCTGTTGGCAGCGATGTAAAAGCAACCGTTAAAGCAGAAATCGTTAGCGATTTTGTACAGGGCGATAAAGTGATCGCCTTTAAAATGAAAAGAAGAAAAGGCTTCCGTAAAAAACACGGACACAGAACACAGTACACACAAATAAAAATCGAAAGCATAGCTTAGTATTTTGTGACTGCTGATGCAGTAATTTATTTTTATAAATTATGTGTATAAGCAAATATCAAAATATCGAAATCAATAAATTTTTAAAATCATTTTTATATGGCACACAAAAAAGGTGAAGGCAGCGTTAAGAACGGACGTGATTCACAAAGCAAACGTCTCGGTGTGAAAATATTTGGTGGACAACCTGCTATATCCGGCAACATTATTTTAAAACAAAGAGGTACTGTTTATCATCCCGGCAAAAATGTTGGAGTTGGTAAAGACTTTACTTTGTTTGCATTAACGAATGGTGTTGTTGAATTCAAAAAAGGTAGAAATGACAAGACAACAGTGTCAGTTTTACCGGTCGAAATAACAGCGTAAATGTTTTTTTTGGCAGTTATCATAAAGTTTTTTTATTTTTATCCAATATTTACTAACCATTAAATTTTAAAAACAATGGCAACTGCAAAAAAAGCTGCAAAAAAAGCTGCTCCGAAGAAAGCTGCAAAGAAAGCTGCTCCTAAAAAAGCTGCAAAGAAAGCTGCTCCTAAAAAAGCTGCAAAGAAAGCTGCTCCTAAAAAGAAGTAGTCTTGTCGCTTTCAAAAGCACAATAGATTTAAGTCCCGGATTTATTCCGGGACTTTTTTATTTTACAGAACTTTACATTATGGATAATTATGCTATCGCTGACAACTTCTCTTTGCTTGCTAAAGTAATGGACATACATGGAGAAAATAGTTTCAAAACAAAGTCTTATTCATCTGCTGCTTTTACCATTGAGAAATTACCTGTAGAATTATCATCATTGCCTGCGGATAAAATATTCGGCATAAAAGGAATTGGTGAAACGATTGGCAAAAAGATTATAGAGCAAATGGAAACAGGAAGACTTGCTTTGCTTGATGATTTTATTGCCAAAACACCGCATGGCCTCATGGAAATGCTTGCTATCAAAGGGATTGGGCCGAAAAAAATTGCTGTGATATGGAAAGACCTTGAAGTAGAAAGCCTTGGTGAATTATTGTACGCATGTAATGAAAACAGGCTATTACTGTATAAAGGTTTTGGCGAGAAAACACAACAGAATATAAAAGAAGCCATAGAATTTTATTTAAGTAACCAGGGCAGTTATCTCTATGCACAAATAGAAAAGTATGCAACAGAAGCAGATGCAAAAATGAAGACAGCTTCCCCTTCTTTTATGTTTGAACTTTGCGGTGATTTTAGAAGGCATCTTGAGATCATTGAAAAAGTAGAATGGGTTACAACAGCAGATCCAAAAACATTACGTGACTTTTTTACAACGAATGAATATGAAGTCGTTTCATCAGCAGAAACAGAATCGCAATTCAAAGGAAAAGAAAATGTGTTGCTGGTGTTTTATCATACAACGAAAGAGAAATTTTATCAAACACTTTTTGAGAAAAGTTGTGCTCCCGAATTCCTGGAAGCATGGGTCTCAAAAAATAATTTCAATGATACTTATAATTCCGAAGACGCCATTTTTGAAAATGCAAATGTTAAAATTATACCTCCGTACTTAAGAGAGTCAAAAGAAATTCTTACTAAACAATTGCCTGTTGTAATACAGGATAATGATATTACTGCCATCATTCATAGTCATAGTAAATGGAGTGATGGTGCAAATACAATTGAAGAAATGGCTGTTGCTGCAAAAGAAAAAGGTTTGCAATATCTTGTTATTAGTGATCACTCCAAAACTGCATTCTATGCGCAAGGTTTAACGGAAGATAGATTGATAGCACAACACAAAGAAGTAGATGAACTGAATAAAAAATTAGCGCCATTTAAAATATTTAAAAGTATTGAATCAGATATTTTGAATGACGGAAATTTAGATTATACTAACGAAGTGCTTGCCACATTCGCTATCGTTATTGCATCGGTACATTCCAATTTAAAAATGAAAGAAGATAAAGCGATGATGCGTTTGATCAATGCTATTGAAAATCCTTATACAAGTATTCTTGGTCATCCAACGGGCAGGCTATTACTAAGCCGAAATGGTTACCCTGTAGATCATAAAAAGATCATTGATGCATGCGCCGCCAACAATGTGGTTATTGAATTGAATGCACATCCCAAACGACTCGATATAGATTGGCGCTGGATCCATTATTGTCTTGAAAAAAATGTTCTCATCTCCATTGACCCCGATGCACACAGCATAGAAGGCTACCACGATATACATTACGGTGTACTGGCTGCCCAAAAAGCAGGTGTGACTAAAGAAAATAACCTGAGCAGCTTTTCTTTGGAAGCATTTGAAGCATTTTTAAAAGTTCAGCAGGCAAAAAGGAAATAAATACTTGTTTACAGGCTGTTTTTTTATGGCAGCGGTTGTTGCGTCGTATTTTTGTACTGCTGAGCATAAGTCAAAAGTAAAAAGGCAAAATTCAAACCATGAAGGCATTTTTACTTTTTAATTTTGAATTTTTAGTTTGAGGAACATAGTTCTGAAAGTACAAGTGAGTGACACAACCGGCGATGCCATAATAACCCTCTGCCCGCTACATTATTTTTCTTCTTTCTTATTTGTGCCCAACAAACTTTCTATTAGTGCTGTAGTTAAGGAGAGTAATATGCTAAACAGCAACGCATCCCACCAGCCATCTACTTTAAAACCGGGCACAATATCTGAAGCCCATTTAATGATTAGGATGTTGATGACAAGCAGGAACAATCCAAGTGTAATAATGGTAAGTGGTATAGTGAGTATAATAAGGATTGGTTTTACAAAACTATTGAGTAAGGCAAGTACAAGTGCAAGCAAAATGGCCGTAACACTATCAACAATAGTTACGCCGGGCAACAAGTAAGCTGCTATAATTGCAGCGCATGCGGTAACCAATAATTTGCCAATGAATTTGCCCATAGTTTTAAATTACGGTTAGTTCATAAAACGCATCTTCTACCAAATACTTTTGCGCAAGCTGCATAATTTCTTCAGCACTTATTGTTTTGATCGTTTCAATGCTTTTATAAAAGTACGCGTCTGTAAGATTATTGAGTACATAATTTTTCCAGCGGGCAATTATTTGAAAAGGCCCGTCAAGATCACCAAGAATAGAGCCGATCATATAGTTACGAACAAGATGCAGTTCCTGTTCCTCAACTAACTCTTCGCGCAATATTTTCATTTCTTTAAATACTTCTGCAACCGTAGCTGCACAAACATCGCGACCAGCCTCTGTACTCACAGCCCATGCGCTTTGCTGCAAATGATTTTGCAAATAACTGTGAATTCCATAAGTGTAGCCTTTGTCTTCACGAATATTGCTCATAAGCCTTGAGCCAAAGAAGCCACCGAAAATGTTATTCAGTACCTGCACCTTTATAAAATCAGGGTGATGCCTGTTGGGGAAAGGCCTTGCAATTCTTATGGCGCCCTGCACACCATTTGGATCATTGATAATATTGTGTTTCTTTTCTGCAGCAGGTTTTGCAACATGCTCAACCATTGGCATAGTTGCAGCATTCAGTGGAAGCTTACCAAAAACATTATTGAGCTGTCCCTGTATATCCGTAGGTAGTTTACCTGCAACAAACAAAATGCATTTGCCTTCGGTATAATATTTTTTATAGAACCGGAACAGTTCATCTCTTTGTAATGCATCATATTCTTCGGCTGAACTGTATTTGCCGTAAGGATGATCAATGCCATAGAGCAATTCATCAATAATACGCCCACCAACAAAATCACATTTCTTCAGGTTTACTTCCAGCTTTTGTTTCTGGTTCTTTTTATAAATGGCCAGTTCCTCTTCCGGAAAAATACTTTCGGTAAATAATTCTGCTACAACCGGCAGCAGTTTATTGATGTGTTTATTTAAACAATGGAGCGTTACTGTAGAAGTCTCATTATAACAACTGCGGTTGAGATACGCACCGTAATATTCAAAATGATCATTAATGGCAAATGCGGATTTATTCTTTGTGCCATTCTTCAGCATATAATTGGTAGTTGCAGCAACTATGTTTTTATCCTCATACCAGTTGCCCGCATAAAAAACCCACTCCACCATTAATACGTCCTGCTCACCCGCATCAATAGCATAAACAGGTACACCATTATCTAAATTAAATTGTGTACATGGTTTTAACTTAAGATCAAGTTGTACTGCATCAAGTATAGGTGGCTGCTTGGTTCTTTCAGGCATATATTGTTTTTATCAGGGCAACAAAATTAAGTGAATGACATAAGAGGCTATTTATTTTTTTGTAACCAGCATACGTATTTTATGGCATCGCCTGTTGTGTCACTCACTTGTACGTTCGGAACAAACTTGAACAAGTTAATGCGTTCATAACGTTTACACGTTATTTCCATGGAATGACCTGCGAACCTGAAAACACGTGAATTGCTGCAACAATTTCTGCTGCACAAGTGTGCGACGCAACCATGTACAATCAAAGCGCTTCAGGCCGGCTTATATAAATCCCTCATTTTTTATCAGCATTACTTAACTTGTGAACTTTCTTTTACAGCATAAACCAACCGATCGCTTTGAAAAATCTTCTTACTGCTTTTTTTTGCTGCTCTACTCTTATTTCATTTGCGCAAAAAAAGAACAGCGCTTATCAACTGCATATTAATAAAGCAACTTCGCCTGTAATCGTAGATGGATCAATGGATGAGCCTGCGTGGCTGAATGCAGAAGCAGCCAAAAATTTTTTTATGGTACTGCCTATGGATACAAGCCATTCAAAAGTTTCCACCGAAATACGCATGACATATGATGATCAGAACATCTATATAAT
Coding sequences within it:
- a CDS encoding M16 family metallopeptidase, with product MPERTKQPPILDAVQLDLKLKPCTQFNLDNGVPVYAIDAGEQDVLMVEWVFYAGNWYEDKNIVAATTNYMLKNGTKNKSAFAINDHFEYYGAYLNRSCYNETSTVTLHCLNKHINKLLPVVAELFTESIFPEEELAIYKKNQKQKLEVNLKKCDFVGGRIIDELLYGIDHPYGKYSSAEEYDALQRDELFRFYKKYYTEGKCILFVAGKLPTDIQGQLNNVFGKLPLNAATMPMVEHVAKPAAEKKHNIINDPNGVQGAIRIARPFPNRHHPDFIKVQVLNNIFGGFFGSRLMSNIREDKGYTYGIHSYLQNHLQQSAWAVSTEAGRDVCAATVAEVFKEMKILREELVEEQELHLVRNYMIGSILGDLDGPFQIIARWKNYVLNNLTDAYFYKSIETIKTISAEEIMQLAQKYLVEDAFYELTVI